ATTGGATTCTGCACATTTCAAGTGTTCGTACGCATTCAACGGAGAAGGAATCAATCAAGATCCTGAATTCACAGCCCCGGTGAAGTTTCGACGCAGGAGACGCAaatcagtgagttcatgtccccacttttaaacattttcttgttttctaaacttggggaaaatacatgtactgTTATGTAGAACCAAAACTAAGGAATGACGTATAGATCATGTGACGAATAGGGTGAGacttaagcaccattaatcaactatATACCTaaaccgcggaacaaaaggttaaaTCTAATCGGTttcaggcagccacactcttggccaCGTTTTAcctagagtgcttttgtgtctcgaGTCGTAAATCGACGAAAAAATGcttatggtttggatgcttcctatgtcgtgacaaatgttaatgtcctcgcgaaacagtTTGGTTAGATCTGTCAATGGCAGCTTGGTTTTCGTCGTTAAACAGTTTGGTTTTGGTCATTAAACAGTTTGGTTTTGGTCACTAAACAGTTTGGTTTTGGTTATTACCCACTGCTGCAAATGGGTCATTACAAACCACTGCTGCACATGAGTTTGGTTACCCACTGCTGCAAATGGGTCAATACAAACCACCATTGTACATGGGTCAACACAACAACTGTCAATGGCAAAAAACATGCTCAACACAAACAATTGTCAATGGCACACTGTCAATGCAACAATGGAATTCTGGTTTTCAATTGTAAGTTCAATATCATACAACCAAATTAAATCACTACTTCAACATGTACATCCATATGGCAATGACAAAAAAACATAGTAAACACAAATGGTTGCTTGGCAATGACAAAAAAAACATAGTAAACACAAATGGTTGCTTCCACATAGACTTTTTACCACAAATTTGTCTTTTCAGTCTTGTTCTCTTCTAGTAACAACTTGTTTTGCAATTGCAAATTCTCATTCTTCAACTCTTCGTAACTTTCTGGACTTGAACTACAGTTTGAATGAGCTTCGAAAAATTTGTCGAAATCTTGTTTCAACATAAAGAACTTGCAATGGGATAACTACAAACCAATATTCCCACTTCGGTTTCAAAAAGAAATTAAGTTCAATACATAATTAAACAACTTACAGGCCATTGAGGGCAACCATAAAATTGATCACCATGTCGAACACTTTTTGGACCAGCCATGCGAAGAACAGCCACAATTTCATGATAACAATACAAGTTTCCATCCAAATCGGCCTTGAATAATTTAGGGTTCGGTTCACACTCCATGACGAATTAGAAGAGGAACTTATGTCAATTAGAACCTATGCTTCAATTGGCCATGAATCGATTTGCACATATGCTTCAAAGGCCATGAATCGATGAGAACCCAGATGATTGTgaggaaattagggtttttattgGACTTGATTGTGTTATAAAGAAGGAGATGAGGTTTACATACACATCATCGCCACGTAATCATCTCCAACTCAGCAAACCTGTGCCACGTCGGACAAAAAACAAACCCAGTTAGTGGAGATTTAATTGGGTGGTGCCATTGCAAACAAAAAGTCAAGTTGGGGGTGCCAGGTGTCAAAATGTTAGTTGCGAGTGGCAACGGCCAAAGGCCGATAgttggggtgataaaatccaataacccaataATTTaagggctaaacatgtcattaataAAGTTGAGGGCTAAAAACGGGTGATGTTGGCAAAAAACATTAACAAAGCACAATGTACAATATGCCAATGCACAACCCATGTAATCAACATACCAGTGTAAAGCCCTCGCTCTCTCCCGGGTGGTTGCGACAGACGGTGTAGAACAACGAAAAAAGGAACGTTAAAACGTTTTATCGAACCCCTGTATTGAAGGAGCCGTTGGACCCTCGCTTTGTGGTGGCGCTCTAGTAGTAAAAATGTTCAATCACGCATGgccgttgcggcgtgttaacatTAAAAAATTAGACCagaacgtaaaacatagaaacaAATAACTAAGTCGACTTAGGACCCATGCATTGTGACACGGCTGTTAAACGGGGAACAAAAGATGTAAAAACATTAAAGCACACACGTACATTACagtgtgttaactcgcaaaaattAAACCAAATCGTTAAACATAAAATTTGTAAAAAGATGAAAAACATAGaagaccaaagttgaaaggaAAATAGTGTTCGGgttataaatgaaaaaaaaaattgtgacaaATTTCTAAAATGTGAAAAGTATAGGgttaaaaggaaaaaaataaataaatatcaaAACATTTTCAATACATACGTGTTTGTCGACGGCAATAGTTGTCTTCATTGGTTGGCCAAAAGTGGCGGCCaagtttcctttttttttttgttttttttgcataaaatagtttttttataggtcctgccaaattacgattttatcccctgTTTAAAATAACGATTTTGCCCccctgccaaattacgattttatcccctgtttaaaattacgatcttgcccccagttagaaattaaatttatgcTTTGCCCCagcttaaatttacgattttgccttggttaaaaaaaaaaattatacttttACCCACCGCTACAATCCTGCCAAATTACAATTTGGCttccagtttaaaattacaatttcgccaccagttaaaaataaaatttttgttttgcccccagctaaaaattacgattttgccctcagtaaaaatattacgattttgcccccaattcaaaataaaaaaatgtttttgccctcagttcaaaatattattttacctccattttaaaattacgattttacccacgCTAAAAATTGCAATGTTGCCATTGTTTTTTGGGCAAAACTATAGTattgttttattttactttgtttactcaatttagtttttattcgtgtcaaacagctgcctagcactcgctaattggtcctgacaaattattgttttgcccccaactctaaATTACTCGCCTGCCATCATTTTAGTTATTTTTGTGTCATAACTATGATAGTGTTTTTCTTTATTGGGTTAACTCGATGCATCTTTTTTAtatcgtgttataagtagcatgtataactaaccCAAATAAATGTGTcgcgccccgcaacgcgggcggcgcATAACTCTAGTATAGTACAAACTCTAACACAAACAACAAAGTtggtatttaatatacaaaatatctaacttataataaaagactccaaataatgccacatgaCATTCTCTTTTTCAATCtcataaatttaatttatatttatttaataaatttcttttaatattaatattaatcaataaccaatatatagataacactcatttttatctttatctttatctaaaactaataaataacttcaattttgcaactaagacctttgttttttttttactttttaacccaaagtttttcatcttttgcaatttaatctcaactcttttttaatttcaattttggtccaccatgcTTTTCATTTTCCCAattttttcgtttcgttctaaattttgtgagttaacgcaccgcaacgtgcgtgtggggttcaacattttttcgtatatctttttcccgtttgactggctcgtcacgtcacatctatttttctgcgtttgacaagttcgtccaacacgcgggtcctggatggacttagttattttttctatgttttacgtttcggtttaatttctcagcaacgagcgtgcgtgattcaaagattttacgtctgcttttcgctcggcgttattttttcccgtttttatttattttgtatttacgagcttttccggtgttagtggtcgctgacaatggtataggattgctactacttaacacagttttatgacaaccgctgTAACACAGGGACTTAATActagtaatataatataattaatcAACCCATTTTGTATTAACTCTGATCACTTTAGTGGAACTTTCTCTGTCATAAAACCAAATTTTTTAATGGACGAAATATCAAATGGGGTTGTGCTCACCTTCATGCGCtttttagaattattattattattttttgtcgTTTAACAGgtaaacaaattgttaaaaatgcctaaaaaccACTTTTAGTAATAGAtatctaataaataaaaataaaaaagtattccATTAGAGAAACTTGTTATAGACGTAATCGTCACTTGAAGTTCGTATACACAAAAAAGATACGTTTAATTTTTTTCCACAAATAATAGTTCCGACGGTAAAAGCATTCCCATCCATCCCATCATATTTttaccctaaattacactaaaaaatactacattttctctcttcttttcgattaaataatatttttatacctttatcattaccttttctctttCCTCCACTCAAAAccacttttaaatttaaaatatattaaaaaattatagggggtgaacagtgtccccccaaatattcaaataaacaatAACATTTTCTCTCACCtacactcacaaccactttttatagtATTTATATTTTAACCATTGTCAAATCCCAAATCCCATCTGAATCTCCTAGACACCTCAGCTAGCACCATTACTTCCAAAGTGATCATGATCTCAACTATAAATATGGTTTCTTTCCTTGATAGAATTCACATCGATCCCACAGCCTAGCTTGTTTACACTTTGTATTCTGTGCTATATCTGAGTTATGGGTTTAACCCGAGATAGCTGCCATCTGTTTTTAGTTTTAATACTTGTGCCGTCAGTGTGCTATAGTCAAGACTCTTTTGTCTCCTCCAGAGCAACTTATTATGGCAGCCTTGAATATTTAGGGACTCCAAGTAAATAATATCTCCTTTCTACTGTAATATTTTTTAAACACTGTGTTTCTATTCTAACTCACGAATATCTATCAGCCGGTGCTTGTGGTTATAAAGAGTATGGAAGCATCATCAATGGTGGTGAGGTTACTGCCGTCTCTTATAAGCTCTTCAAAGATGGTGCTGGTTGTGGAGCATGTTATCAGGTATGTGTGTCACACTAAACTGGTCACCATACGATGTTTAACACAATCACGTGACGTGTATCCTCTTATTATCTACTGTGTATCACATCGATTGATGGCACTATTTAGGTTAGGTGCAAGTATCCTCCACACTGCAATGAAGACGGAACTAGAGTGGTGGCAACAGACCATGGTGAAGGAGACAACACAGACTTCATCTTGAGTACTCGTGCCTATAATAAACTTGCTCTTCCTGGACAAGCTGAAATACTATTTTCATATGGCGTAGTTGACGTGGAATACAAAAGGATTCCATGTCAGTATCCAGGGTATAATCTCGTGTTCAAAGTTCATGAACACAGTAATTACCCAAAGTACCTTGCACTCATCGCTATATATCAAGGAGGTGTAAGCGAAATCACAAGGGTCGAATTATGGCAAGTAAGGATCTTACCATCGCAAACATTAAACAAACATATATTCATGCATATTTTTCAATAATTATATATCACGAaactcataaattttatttatcgTTTATACTTCTTTATTTCTATACCGCTTAATATCACAAAAAGTCCACCAACAATATTCTACAAAGTTACATATAAATGTCCCTGCGCAAGTAAATAAACATACCCTAAATTTGTAAAAATTACCCTTTTGTGTAGTTAGATTCCGATTATATAATCTAGAACAAATTCAAATTTATCAATGCAGGAAGATTGCAAGGAATGGAGGTGTATGAGAAGGGCGTATGGAGCAGTATGGGACATGCAAAACCCACCCGAGGGAGCTATAGACTTGCGATTCCAAGTGAGTGGTTCAAAGTGGATACAACTCAAGAGTTTGATTCCTAGTGACTGGAAGGTGGGAGCTACTTACAACACTGCTGTTCAGCTAGATTAAAACGTACTGAAGATCCATCATCATCAATATATCATCacacgtgtgtgtgtgtgtgtgtatatatatatatacatatgtgtagcAAATCTAGCCAATAACATATGTTATGCTTTTGTTAAGTATATGGTTAATCTATGTTGTTTTCGAGTCCTGAATTGAATAAATAATAAAAGTTGTTATTTGGGAAGAGTATCGTTATAAAACACTCCAAGGGTTCATGTTTTTTCTTTTGGAGCTATATATATTGAAAAAGTATTACATACTATGCGAGATCATCCTGAACAACTAAAATCGTCCAGTTTCTTATTAATAATAATTTGAACTAAGAGTAATTACCCGCCGGTAATAATCGATAATGACAGTTTGATAAATTATACACCTAACTTTCACTTGAGCAATCCTACACGAATAATCATCATAGATTTGCATTTGAATTTTACTTCACTCATGTGGATGATTATGTGCGAAACAGCGAAACATACATTCCTTGTGAATAAGATCGAGTGAAAACCAAGTGTAAGCATATGATTATTATGTAAGTGAGATTAACTTTGCtaacaaaaataaaatttaaaataccACCGATGGAAGTGCTAATATGAATTATTATCACCGAATAGATTATAATTTAAATTATCACAATCCAATTTGCCTAATTTTAAAACTAATATATACTTTTTAAATACATATGTGTAAGTTATCTAAATAAGAAATAATGGgactgattttttttatatatgtttttgtttgtttaatataaaAGTGAAGCATGATATTATTTTtaagttgtttattattaaagttaaatGAGCTGGCATTCCACATATGAATTGATGATTCATAAAGTTAACCAATCCCATATTCCTTAATGCTAGGAAGGTGTAAACATTATGATAGAACACAAGAAAATGACATCCAAAAAGTAAGGAAACTTTCTTTAATACTCTCTTCAAAGTGACTCCtgatttttttttcttacaaAATGTAGGTAACACTCACCTAGGCAATGCGCAACATTTACCCATGACCATCGTATTGAATCAATGAAAAGCACTCCTCTTATTCTATATTGAATCGTAAAAACTCCCATCCGACTCAATAATACGCCAACAtacagaaataaaaataaaataaaaaactacCCTATGATTCCAATATCTTACTCTGAAATCACAAACACTCCCACGCGACCCAGTAATCACCAACAACCTAGAATTGTATATATACCACCCCTAATATGCCAGAACTATGTAAGCATCCATGTACTTAAGTCATGCAAACTACATCACATATGAGTAAGTGGATGTTTCTTGATATTGATAACCAATGCTATACATGTAACACTACTAGCTTACTAAATGATCACCaaataagttatattattttaatgtAATTAATCGCCAAAGGAACCCAACCATATTCACCAAGTA
This is a stretch of genomic DNA from Helianthus annuus cultivar XRQ/B chromosome 16, HanXRQr2.0-SUNRISE, whole genome shotgun sequence. It encodes these proteins:
- the LOC110889953 gene encoding expansin-like B1, whose translation is MGLTRDSCHLFLVLILVPSVCYSQDSFVSSRATYYGSLEYLGTPTGACGYKEYGSIINGGEVTAVSYKLFKDGAGCGACYQVRCKYPPHCNEDGTRVVATDHGEGDNTDFILSTRAYNKLALPGQAEILFSYGVVDVEYKRIPCQYPGYNLVFKVHEHSNYPKYLALIAIYQGGVSEITRVELWQEDCKEWRCMRRAYGAVWDMQNPPEGAIDLRFQVSGSKWIQLKSLIPSDWKVGATYNTAVQLD